In Planctomycetaceae bacterium, a single genomic region encodes these proteins:
- a CDS encoding ATP synthase subunit C, protein MDSIILLLGWAGVFLPTALGAIGSMIGCARAGQAAAGALLDVESGYGRLVGLSALPSSQTIYGIVVTMQFNRAVTMEAAPGFFSIGLLVGLALLFSGMYQGSCCAAAINTTKSKPEVFGLSVAPAAIVEGFAVFAFIFAMIVGGGIPGGGE, encoded by the coding sequence ATGGACAGCATCATACTTTTGCTGGGCTGGGCGGGCGTGTTTCTGCCGACAGCGCTGGGCGCGATTGGCAGCATGATCGGTTGTGCTCGCGCGGGTCAGGCGGCCGCCGGAGCGCTGCTGGACGTCGAAAGCGGCTACGGACGTCTGGTCGGGCTATCGGCGCTGCCGTCGTCGCAGACGATCTATGGGATTGTGGTCACGATGCAGTTCAACCGCGCAGTGACGATGGAAGCGGCTCCCGGATTCTTCTCGATTGGGCTGCTGGTCGGTCTGGCTCTGCTGTTCAGCGGGATGTACCAGGGTTCGTGTTGTGCGGCGGCCATCAATACAACGAAGTCCAAACCGGAAGTCTTCGGTCTGTCGGTCGCTCCGGCCGCGATCGTGGAAGGTTTCGCCGTGTTTGCCTTCATCTTCGCGATGATCGTCGGCGGCGGAATCCCCGGCGGTGGGGAATAG
- a CDS encoding Uma2 family endonuclease produces the protein MSTISTNQLTAEQFFDWVHQPENIDRSFELDRGEVIEVPPPGKYHGFVCGNVAGILREFSKRRGHGYVCTNDSGLIIERDPDSVHGPDVTFYDDDETADDMERRYSTKPPLLAVEVMSPNDRVNRVMSKVGQLLDYGVPVVWVVDPEAKDVSICRAGQQSKLLTDADTIRGEAGLADFECPVAEFFAMPGSKR, from the coding sequence ATGTCGACCATTTCGACAAATCAGCTGACCGCGGAACAGTTCTTCGACTGGGTCCATCAGCCGGAGAACATTGACCGATCTTTTGAACTTGATCGCGGGGAGGTGATCGAAGTGCCGCCACCAGGAAAATATCACGGCTTCGTCTGCGGGAATGTGGCCGGCATTCTTCGAGAGTTTTCGAAGCGTCGCGGTCACGGTTACGTTTGCACCAACGACTCGGGGCTTATTATCGAACGCGACCCCGACAGTGTGCATGGTCCGGATGTCACGTTCTATGACGACGACGAAACCGCCGACGATATGGAACGCCGGTATTCGACGAAGCCGCCGCTGCTGGCTGTGGAGGTCATGTCTCCCAATGACCGGGTGAACCGAGTGATGAGCAAAGTCGGCCAGTTGCTGGATTACGGTGTGCCGGTTGTGTGGGTCGTTGATCCGGAAGCCAAAGATGTCAGTATCTGCCGGGCCGGGCAGCAATCAAAGCTGCTGACGGATGCCGACACGATCCGCGGCGAGGCAGGCCTGGCGGATTTCGAATGTCCCGTCGCCGAGTTCTTCGCCATGCCAGGCAGCAAGCGGTGA
- a CDS encoding DUF2764 family protein yields MTSSTDYYMLVASLPHMPRSFEVEQVPISRIRLQQRLSILGDDDRAVVDQMQSFLLWDRQHRERTDEEVRLEYDRLMSTISNELLRDIISHRMDVRTITSAFRRRRLEQPPPTEVGQFVDHISRHWTHPDFALARRHPWIPQFREHFEANEPQRAERQLLLSNWNRWSRQADRYHFSFETILLYLARWEIVDRWTRLDEATGRERFATLLTEAIGDHGGINH; encoded by the coding sequence GTGACATCTTCGACCGACTACTACATGCTGGTTGCCAGTCTGCCGCACATGCCGCGGTCGTTTGAAGTCGAGCAGGTGCCGATCAGTCGGATTCGACTGCAGCAGCGGCTGTCGATTCTCGGCGATGACGACAGAGCGGTCGTCGATCAGATGCAGAGTTTTCTGTTGTGGGATCGGCAGCATCGGGAACGCACCGACGAAGAAGTACGTCTGGAATACGATCGGCTAATGAGCACAATTTCCAACGAACTGCTGCGGGATATTATTTCTCACCGCATGGACGTGCGGACGATCACCAGTGCGTTTCGTCGGCGCCGCCTGGAACAGCCTCCGCCGACCGAGGTGGGACAGTTCGTCGACCATATTTCGCGACACTGGACTCACCCCGACTTCGCGCTGGCTCGGCGGCATCCCTGGATTCCACAGTTCCGCGAACACTTCGAAGCCAATGAACCTCAGCGGGCCGAACGGCAACTGCTGCTGAGCAACTGGAATCGCTGGAGCCGCCAGGCGGACCGTTATCATTTTTCGTTCGAGACCATATTGCTTTATCTGGCTCGCTGGGAAATCGTGGATCGCTGGACACGGCTTGATGAAGCAACAGGACGCGAGCGGTTCGCAACACTTCTGACGGAAGCGATTGGAGATCATGGCGGTATCAACCACTGA
- a CDS encoding V-type ATP synthase subunit A, translated as MAVSTTEAPAQATVSGVNGNIVSIDVPDGTIVKNEVAFVCTGDGRLKAEVVRVYGRSADLQVFEDTPGVRVGDRVELTHRLLSVSLGPGLLGTVYDGLQNPLETLAGRDGIFLRRGHYVDSLDAEHKWSFVPRRRAGDRVRAGDVLGTVEERGIEHKIMVPFDLAGQRELTWIQGGSFSVDEPIARVHDGRADRPVTMRQRWPVRVPLPSEMLSRQQVERRYPSGPLVTTIRVIDTFFPVARGGTACIPGPFGAGKTVLQTLIARYSAVDLVIVVACGERAGEVVDTINEFSHAQDPRTGGSLMDRTIIVCNTSSMPVAAREASIYTGITLGEYYRQMGLDVLLLADSTSRWAQAMRETSGRLEEIPGEEAYPAYLDSAIRSVYERAGVLACPDGRSGSLTMVGTVSPAGGNFEEPVTQSTLGTVKTFLGLSYDRAYRRAYPAIDPLISWSRYREQLREYFDSQVHPGWTELVDSLADLLRKGDGIHQMMQVTGEEGISLEDFVTYQKSVLLDIAYLQQDAFDEVDVSVPLDRQKQMLLLLQKLIDRERLFTNKDQVRSYFTRLTGLFRNLNYSRQDSQEFQSYLRQIEELPTMDSRDADVPGDSSIDQ; from the coding sequence ATGGCGGTATCAACCACTGAAGCACCGGCCCAGGCGACGGTGTCCGGAGTCAACGGCAACATTGTGTCCATTGACGTTCCGGACGGAACCATCGTGAAGAACGAAGTCGCCTTTGTCTGCACGGGCGACGGGCGATTGAAGGCCGAGGTCGTGCGCGTGTACGGCCGTTCGGCCGATCTGCAGGTGTTTGAGGACACTCCCGGAGTGCGCGTCGGCGATCGCGTCGAACTGACTCACCGGCTGCTGTCTGTGTCGCTTGGTCCGGGGCTGCTGGGAACGGTCTACGACGGCCTGCAGAATCCTCTGGAGACGCTGGCCGGCCGCGACGGCATCTTTCTGCGCCGCGGCCATTATGTGGATTCACTCGACGCGGAACACAAATGGTCGTTCGTGCCGCGACGACGAGCGGGCGACCGCGTTCGGGCCGGCGATGTTCTGGGAACGGTGGAAGAACGTGGCATCGAACACAAAATCATGGTGCCCTTCGACCTGGCCGGCCAGAGGGAACTGACGTGGATTCAGGGAGGCAGCTTCAGTGTCGACGAACCGATCGCCCGCGTTCATGACGGACGCGCGGACAGGCCGGTGACGATGAGGCAGCGGTGGCCGGTGCGGGTTCCTCTGCCGTCGGAAATGCTCAGCCGTCAGCAGGTCGAACGCAGATACCCCAGCGGCCCGCTGGTGACCACGATCCGAGTCATCGACACGTTCTTTCCCGTCGCGCGAGGCGGCACGGCCTGTATTCCGGGACCGTTTGGCGCGGGCAAGACAGTTCTTCAAACGCTGATTGCTCGCTATTCGGCGGTGGACCTCGTCATTGTGGTCGCGTGCGGGGAACGGGCGGGCGAAGTCGTTGACACGATCAATGAGTTCTCTCACGCTCAGGATCCGCGCACGGGCGGTTCGCTGATGGATCGCACGATTATTGTCTGCAACACGTCGTCGATGCCGGTCGCCGCGCGGGAAGCCTCGATCTATACGGGAATCACTCTGGGCGAATACTATCGGCAGATGGGACTGGACGTTTTGCTGCTGGCGGATTCCACCTCGCGATGGGCTCAGGCCATGCGGGAAACGTCCGGACGGCTGGAAGAAATTCCGGGCGAAGAAGCCTATCCGGCATATCTGGATTCCGCGATCAGAAGCGTCTACGAGCGAGCGGGCGTGCTGGCGTGTCCGGACGGCCGTTCCGGAAGTCTGACGATGGTTGGCACGGTATCTCCGGCCGGCGGCAACTTCGAAGAACCGGTCACGCAGTCGACTCTGGGAACCGTGAAGACGTTCCTGGGACTGTCGTACGACCGCGCCTACCGGCGCGCGTACCCGGCGATCGATCCGCTGATCAGCTGGTCCCGGTACCGCGAACAGCTTCGCGAGTACTTCGATTCGCAGGTGCATCCTGGCTGGACGGAACTTGTGGATTCTCTGGCGGACCTGTTGCGGAAAGGCGACGGCATTCACCAGATGATGCAGGTCACCGGCGAAGAAGGGATTTCACTGGAAGATTTCGTGACGTACCAGAAGTCGGTCCTGCTGGACATCGCGTATCTGCAGCAGGATGCCTTCGACGAGGTGGACGTCTCTGTTCCGCTGGACCGACAGAAGCAGATGCTCCTGCTGCTGCAGAAGCTGATCGACCGCGAGCGTCTGTTCACGAACAAAGACCAGGTCCGCAGCTATTTCACTCGCCTGACCGGCCTGTTCCGCAATCTGAATTACTCGCGCCAGGATTCGCAGGAGTTTCAGTCGTACCTGCGTCAGATTGAGGAACTGCCGACGATGGATTCCCGCGATGCGGACGTGCCGGGGGATTCATCCATCGATCAGTGA
- a CDS encoding cation-transporting P-type ATPase, protein MDAINQNAPNPAADSSHTAHEAADWHLQSAADVLNRLRSSEVGVSADEARRRLLRYGPNLIEERRRTSALLRLLLQFRNPLIYVLLVTAVITVTLRDWIDAGVILGVVVINAVIGFIQESKAEQAIDSLKKMLAPQAIVLRSGKQTSVPTSELVPGDVVVLHGGDKVPADLRLIQSRNLQVDEAPLTGESLPVEKCVDVLKGDVSLADRRNMAFGGTLVTAGTGTGMVVATGHATQIGRIAGMLEDVRGVDTPLIRRLAEFSNVITVAIIVFCVVIFIAGVLSGQTPLVMLMSAVALAVSAIPEGLPAIMTIALAIGVKRMAARNAVIRKLPAVEALGSTTVICTDKTGTLTRNEMTVTRIATAAGRYTVTGTGYEPTGTVLDSQQNTVGLEAAPELSELLRAGVLCNDASLRHHDGQWKIDGDPTEGALLVLAEKAGLSVDDLRRTRPRTDVMPFEADNQYMATLHRNPSGSAVIFVKGSPEAVVSRCSQEWHHDAEFAAVTWKGIAEQMASEGLRVLAIAEKQVDAQLTILNPDDTQSELKLLGLVGIMDPPRDEAVTAVRKCHAAGIRVKMITGDHIATARSIGREIGISDGHGAVTGTELDAFDDETFRKTAAEADVFARVSPAQKLKLVQALQAQGEVVAMTGDGVNDAPALKQADIGVAMGITGTEVAREAAEMVLLDDNFASIERAVEEGRTVFNNLKKTILFILPTNGGECLTLVAALLMGITLPILPLHILWINLVTTVALAITLAFDPIDHDVMHQPPRNPKSPLVDRLLIWRIVYVSILMAAGTFGLFFFEVRAGHSVQVARAVAVNVIVFFEVAYLFNSRHLTDSILNRAGLFGNSVSWWGVAAVLVFQSLFTYWPLANSLFEVQPLTRWMWMRVAAASAALLLLVEAEKAVSRRLRRRN, encoded by the coding sequence GTGGACGCCATCAACCAAAACGCCCCGAACCCAGCGGCTGACAGTTCGCATACGGCACATGAGGCGGCTGACTGGCACCTGCAGTCGGCCGCTGATGTGCTGAACCGATTGCGGTCGTCCGAGGTCGGCGTCTCTGCGGACGAAGCCCGCAGACGCCTGCTGCGTTACGGCCCCAATCTGATCGAGGAACGAAGGCGGACGTCGGCACTTCTTCGGCTGCTGCTTCAGTTCCGCAATCCTCTGATCTACGTGCTGCTGGTGACGGCGGTCATCACGGTGACGCTGCGTGACTGGATCGACGCCGGCGTTATTCTGGGCGTTGTCGTCATCAACGCCGTGATCGGCTTCATTCAGGAATCGAAAGCCGAGCAGGCGATCGACAGCCTGAAGAAGATGCTGGCGCCTCAGGCGATCGTGCTGCGCAGCGGAAAACAGACCAGTGTTCCGACATCCGAACTCGTTCCGGGCGATGTCGTCGTGCTTCACGGCGGCGACAAGGTGCCGGCCGATCTGCGATTGATTCAGTCCAGAAATCTGCAGGTCGACGAAGCGCCGCTGACGGGAGAATCTCTGCCCGTGGAAAAGTGCGTCGACGTTCTGAAAGGTGACGTGTCGCTGGCAGATCGACGCAACATGGCATTCGGCGGGACGCTTGTCACCGCGGGCACCGGAACCGGCATGGTGGTCGCCACCGGCCACGCCACACAGATCGGCCGAATCGCCGGAATGCTGGAAGACGTCCGCGGAGTCGACACGCCGCTGATTCGCCGTCTGGCGGAATTCAGCAACGTCATCACGGTCGCCATCATCGTGTTCTGCGTTGTGATCTTCATCGCAGGAGTCCTCTCGGGACAGACTCCGCTGGTGATGCTGATGTCCGCAGTCGCGCTGGCTGTGTCGGCGATTCCTGAAGGTCTGCCCGCCATCATGACGATCGCGCTGGCCATCGGCGTGAAGCGTATGGCCGCGCGGAATGCGGTGATTCGCAAACTGCCGGCCGTTGAAGCCCTGGGCAGCACCACCGTCATCTGCACCGACAAGACCGGCACGCTGACTCGCAACGAAATGACGGTGACGCGAATCGCCACAGCGGCCGGTCGCTATACCGTCACCGGTACCGGCTACGAACCCACCGGAACCGTCCTCGACAGTCAGCAGAACACTGTCGGGCTCGAAGCCGCGCCGGAACTCAGCGAACTGCTGCGGGCCGGCGTTCTGTGCAACGACGCCAGCCTGCGACATCATGACGGGCAGTGGAAGATCGACGGTGACCCGACGGAAGGTGCGCTGCTGGTGCTGGCGGAGAAGGCCGGACTGTCGGTCGATGATCTCCGCCGGACGCGACCTCGAACAGACGTGATGCCTTTCGAAGCCGATAACCAATACATGGCCACGCTGCACCGGAATCCGTCCGGCAGCGCGGTGATCTTTGTGAAGGGATCGCCGGAGGCCGTGGTGTCTCGCTGCAGCCAGGAATGGCACCACGATGCGGAGTTTGCCGCGGTCACATGGAAGGGCATCGCGGAACAGATGGCGTCGGAAGGGCTGCGAGTTCTTGCAATCGCCGAAAAGCAGGTCGATGCGCAACTGACGATTCTGAACCCGGACGACACGCAGTCCGAACTGAAGCTGCTGGGACTGGTGGGAATCATGGATCCGCCGCGAGACGAAGCGGTGACGGCGGTTCGTAAGTGTCACGCGGCGGGAATCCGAGTCAAGATGATCACCGGAGATCACATCGCCACAGCTCGATCCATTGGCCGGGAAATCGGCATCAGCGACGGCCACGGCGCTGTGACGGGAACGGAGCTGGATGCGTTCGACGATGAAACGTTCCGCAAAACCGCTGCCGAAGCGGACGTGTTCGCGCGCGTTTCGCCGGCACAGAAACTCAAGCTGGTTCAGGCGCTGCAGGCACAGGGCGAAGTCGTTGCCATGACCGGTGACGGCGTCAATGATGCACCCGCTCTGAAACAGGCGGACATCGGCGTGGCGATGGGAATCACGGGCACGGAAGTCGCCCGGGAGGCCGCCGAAATGGTCCTGCTGGATGACAACTTCGCCAGCATTGAGCGGGCGGTGGAAGAGGGTCGCACCGTCTTCAACAACCTGAAGAAGACAATCCTGTTTATCCTGCCGACCAACGGCGGCGAATGCCTGACGCTTGTCGCGGCGCTGCTGATGGGAATCACGCTGCCGATTCTGCCGCTGCACATTCTGTGGATCAATCTTGTCACGACCGTGGCGCTGGCGATCACGCTGGCCTTTGATCCAATCGACCATGACGTGATGCATCAGCCGCCGCGAAATCCGAAGTCACCGCTGGTCGACCGGTTGCTGATCTGGAGAATCGTTTACGTATCGATTCTGATGGCGGCGGGGACGTTCGGGCTGTTCTTTTTCGAAGTGCGAGCCGGCCACAGCGTTCAAGTCGCACGCGCTGTGGCGGTCAACGTGATCGTCTTTTTCGAGGTCGCGTACCTGTTCAACAGCCGCCATCTGACAGACTCCATTCTGAATCGCGCGGGCCTTTTCGGAAACTCGGTCTCCTGGTGGGGCGTTGCGGCCGTGCTGGTATTTCAGAGCCTCTTCACGTATTGGCCGCTGGCGAATTCATTGTTCGAAGTGCAGCCGCTGACGCGCTGGATGTGGATGCGAGTCGCTGCTGCCAGTGCCGCTCTGTTGCTGCTGGTGGAAGCGGAAAAAGCGGTCTCCCGCAGACTTCGGCGGCGGAATTAA
- a CDS encoding GNAT family N-acetyltransferase: MPEVREAKASDVLGIRDVFMTTYGEEYPYHEFLEPDALTRMVFSDNSILLVAVEPESQKVLGTASVVMDVGAFGDLTAEFGRLAVHPDARGQGVGGLLMEARLRYARDRIHVGIVENRVAHAFSQRISLRYGFVPVGFLPWKLRFIGRESVALYLQHFGEAVALRRNHPRVIPEAFPLAEFSLRNLGIRCDAVVTDSAVSYPHIEDFELQEMSTDGYATLLRLQRGRVHRREVFGPVRLHYGLFQLQARRCNYLIARRSGTIVGAIGFLHDKNEKSVRVVELLSVDDQPIHFLIRSLETSCREDWQVEYIEVDVNAYAPQMQQTFLECGFLPCGYLPAIVFHEVERLDSVRMARLLVPPEIPEPEVTELAGPIAQHVLSRFRRQGVVPAVSEAMGEVVFFEGMTDEQAVTVAEICRTATYQEGDEVFRVDGEPAEMFLVLRGRVGLFAPGQTSPCGIVERDLIGESSIVSPRDHTLAARALSDCLLAVIDRGRLEQLLRRRTDIAMILYRNLARSLAQKLRRSRSECDLY; encoded by the coding sequence ATGCCGGAAGTTCGTGAAGCCAAAGCGTCAGATGTGCTCGGCATCCGTGACGTCTTCATGACGACTTACGGCGAGGAATATCCGTATCACGAATTCCTCGAACCCGACGCGTTGACGCGCATGGTGTTCTCTGACAACAGCATCCTGCTGGTCGCCGTGGAACCGGAATCGCAGAAGGTTCTGGGGACCGCTTCGGTTGTGATGGACGTGGGAGCGTTCGGAGATCTGACCGCGGAATTCGGGCGGCTGGCCGTTCATCCGGACGCGCGCGGGCAGGGAGTCGGCGGGTTGCTGATGGAAGCACGCCTTCGATATGCCCGCGACAGAATTCACGTGGGCATCGTTGAAAACCGCGTGGCTCATGCATTCTCGCAGCGAATCTCGCTCCGCTACGGGTTCGTTCCGGTCGGCTTCCTGCCGTGGAAGCTAAGGTTCATCGGCCGGGAAAGTGTGGCCCTGTATCTGCAGCATTTTGGTGAGGCCGTCGCGTTGCGGCGAAATCATCCGCGAGTCATTCCCGAAGCGTTTCCTCTGGCGGAATTTAGCCTTCGCAACCTTGGAATCCGCTGCGACGCCGTCGTTACCGACTCCGCCGTTTCTTATCCTCACATCGAAGACTTCGAACTTCAGGAAATGTCCACCGACGGATATGCCACACTATTGCGGCTGCAGCGGGGACGAGTTCACCGGCGGGAAGTATTTGGTCCGGTGCGACTGCACTACGGCCTATTTCAGCTTCAGGCCCGGCGCTGCAACTATCTGATCGCCCGAAGAAGCGGGACGATCGTCGGAGCCATCGGCTTTCTGCACGACAAGAATGAAAAGTCCGTGCGAGTTGTGGAATTGCTGTCTGTCGATGATCAGCCGATTCATTTTCTGATCCGCAGCCTGGAAACGTCCTGCCGGGAAGACTGGCAGGTTGAATACATCGAAGTTGACGTCAACGCGTACGCGCCGCAAATGCAGCAGACGTTTCTGGAATGCGGCTTTCTTCCCTGTGGATACCTGCCGGCCATTGTGTTTCATGAAGTCGAACGGCTGGATTCGGTGCGAATGGCACGGCTGCTGGTCCCGCCGGAGATCCCGGAGCCGGAAGTCACGGAACTCGCCGGGCCGATCGCCCAACACGTTCTTTCCCGGTTTCGCCGCCAGGGAGTTGTCCCGGCAGTGTCGGAAGCGATGGGCGAAGTTGTCTTCTTCGAAGGCATGACGGATGAACAGGCCGTGACTGTGGCGGAAATCTGCAGAACGGCGACATACCAGGAGGGAGATGAAGTGTTTCGCGTTGACGGCGAACCTGCGGAAATGTTTCTGGTGCTGCGCGGCCGAGTCGGCCTGTTTGCGCCGGGACAGACGAGTCCGTGCGGCATTGTGGAACGTGACCTGATCGGAGAATCATCCATAGTGTCGCCGCGAGACCACACGCTGGCCGCGCGAGCTTTGTCGGACTGTCTGCTGGCAGTGATCGATCGCGGACGGCTGGAACAACTGTTACGTCGCCGGACGGATATCGCCATGATTCTGTATCGCAACCTGGCACGTAGTCTGGCTCAGAAGCTTCGCCGCAGCCGATCGGAATGCGACCTGTACTGA
- a CDS encoding M20 family metallopeptidase, whose protein sequence is MWFPMNCSGSWCRCGAICTAIRNQAGRRLARRRRSANFWTGTGSAIAAASPARESSRIFPERPDVIVAVRGDMDALPVQEETGLEFASEVRGMMHACGHDGHTTMVLGAAVLLKDRRLPATVRLIFQPAEETGLGASRMIDEGVLDGVSMIFGGHVDRHYDAGCIAISSGPVNASTDQFEITIRGGGGHAARPHEAVDTVVVGSLLVMALQTIVSREVDPAHPSVVTVGEFHAGTAPNVLSSLAVLRGTIRAQEESVRRHLKTSIRRISESIGQLHDTAVSVEIHEGTPAVVNSEDMIQLATQAAIAAVGAERTVSMRAANMGGEDFGFYLQKVPGCYVRFGSLVPGKEGYPAHSSRFDFDEQALAVGAAWFAAVAEIAGQRMTSRTGLRQTEVTTDAGSS, encoded by the coding sequence ATGTGGTTTCCGATGAACTGTTCCGGGAGCTGGTGCAGGTGCGGCGCGATCTGCACCGCCATCCGGAACCAGGCTGGAAGGAGACTCGCACGGCGGAGAAGATCTGCGAATTTCTGGACAGGCACGGGATCAGCTATCGCCGCGGCGTCGCCGGCACGGGAGTCGTCGCGGATATTCCCGGAGCGCCCCGACGTCATCGTCGCTGTGCGAGGCGACATGGATGCGCTTCCGGTTCAGGAAGAAACCGGTCTGGAATTCGCCTCGGAAGTCCGCGGCATGATGCATGCCTGCGGTCATGACGGTCATACGACGATGGTGCTGGGTGCTGCGGTGCTGCTGAAGGATCGTCGGCTTCCGGCGACTGTACGACTGATCTTCCAGCCGGCAGAAGAAACGGGGCTTGGCGCCAGCCGCATGATTGACGAAGGCGTCCTGGACGGTGTTTCGATGATCTTCGGTGGCCACGTCGACCGCCACTACGACGCCGGCTGCATCGCGATTTCGTCCGGCCCCGTGAACGCTTCCACGGACCAGTTTGAAATTACCATTCGCGGTGGTGGCGGTCATGCGGCGCGTCCTCACGAAGCCGTGGATACGGTGGTCGTTGGTTCGCTGCTGGTCATGGCGCTGCAGACAATCGTGTCTCGGGAGGTTGACCCCGCGCATCCGTCTGTCGTTACCGTCGGTGAATTCCATGCCGGCACGGCTCCCAACGTCCTGTCCAGCCTTGCCGTCCTGCGCGGCACGATCCGGGCTCAGGAGGAATCCGTTCGGCGTCACCTGAAGACGTCGATCCGGCGGATTTCTGAATCCATCGGTCAACTGCATGACACCGCGGTCAGTGTGGAGATTCACGAAGGGACGCCGGCGGTTGTCAATTCCGAAGACATGATTCAGCTTGCGACGCAGGCTGCGATCGCCGCCGTGGGAGCGGAACGTACGGTTTCCATGCGAGCAGCCAACATGGGCGGCGAAGATTTCGGGTTCTACCTGCAGAAGGTTCCGGGGTGTTACGTCCGTTTTGGATCGCTCGTGCCTGGCAAGGAGGGCTATCCCGCTCATTCCAGCCGCTTCGACTTCGACGAACAGGCGCTTGCGGTCGGTGCGGCGTGGTTCGCGGCCGTCGCGGAAATCGCCGGTCAGCGGATGACTTCCCGCACGGGTCTTCGACAGACAGAGGTGACGACGGATGCCGGAAGTTCGTGA
- a CDS encoding RHS repeat-associated core domain-containing protein: MLRTRDTDANGSLDETLYALQDANWNITALADTSGTIVERFVYDAYGRSTVLEADFTADGDGISDYAWEYRFTSREHDAETGMHYFRARYYHDGIGRFIGRDPLGFVDGGSMYTAYFVFGRTDPGGTMVVDPGFEKVVTPGRREMCRKMFVDHKDLFREPIDDYLITLTKCSAEGKSQENHRMCLEEGRANLADEAIEQLMKYTCCVINKDDYPDPCHWGKNRWRFPLAGENRQPVGRKTSPTTAGRHRIGHCGGRARPVAVSAVSIQEC; encoded by the coding sequence GTGCTCCGCACCCGCGACACGGACGCCAACGGGTCTCTGGACGAAACGCTGTACGCCCTGCAGGACGCCAACTGGAACATCACCGCCCTGGCCGACACCAGCGGAACAATCGTCGAACGCTTCGTCTACGACGCCTACGGCCGCTCGACAGTGCTGGAAGCCGACTTCACGGCCGACGGCGACGGAATCAGTGACTACGCCTGGGAATACCGCTTCACCAGCCGGGAACACGACGCCGAAACCGGAATGCACTACTTCCGGGCACGCTACTACCACGACGGTATCGGACGATTCATCGGCCGGGATCCGCTGGGGTTTGTTGATGGCGGAAGCATGTATACGGCATATTTCGTCTTCGGAAGGACTGATCCAGGCGGCACGATGGTCGTGGATCCGGGTTTCGAAAAGGTCGTAACCCCTGGGCGGCGGGAGATGTGCAGGAAAATGTTCGTCGATCATAAGGATCTGTTCCGTGAGCCAATTGACGACTATCTCATCACACTTACAAAGTGTAGTGCTGAGGGGAAGTCTCAAGAAAATCATCGAATGTGTCTGGAAGAAGGCAGGGCGAATTTGGCAGACGAAGCTATTGAACAGTTGATGAAGTACACTTGCTGCGTGATAAATAAGGATGATTATCCAGACCCGTGTCACTGGGGAAAGAACCGGTGGAGGTTTCCACTGGCGGGCGAAAACCGCCAACCAGTTGGCCGGAAAACGAGTCCAACTACTGCTGGCCGTCACCGGATTGGCCACTGCGGGGGAAGGGCGAGACCTGTGGCTGTTTCAGCAGTGTCCATTCAAGAATGTTAA